Within Sander lucioperca isolate FBNREF2018 chromosome 22, SLUC_FBN_1.2, whole genome shotgun sequence, the genomic segment CCCTGTACGCAGCAGAGTAAGAGTGCCCAAATTACAAGCCATTGATTTCCAGTAGGGTGGCTTTTCACTGGTAGATACTCTGCATGTAACTACAAGATGGCCATAAAACACGAGGAAATAGATTGAGAGAAAAAGAGCTGAGATGCAGGATGGCTTCACCTGCAGTTTATGTCAAACAGAAAGGAAGGGCTTCGCATGGCTGCCTACTCAATTAACCCCTGTGATAGAGGCTCCATAATGAACAACAGCACCATTACGCAGCAGCCCGAATAGCACTTCACCCTAGTGGCCTGGGAATAGACAATGCCACTGTGGGTGCTTCACTGCTGCATCGAGACACAGGCGCTCACTAACAGAGGAATTTAGACGTTGGGGATATCAGCATGTTCAGAAAGTAAACAAGGGCAAAGTGATTACTGGTATTGATGTTGTTTAACCCTTAAATAATTACATATTCTACACATCTGTAGCACATTTTACTCATTTTAAACTACTGTAATTGCTCCTGTAATTATGTCTATGAGTGAAGGGTGTAATCAGAAATGGTTTCCATTAGAGACTAATGGAAGAACAGTAATCTCCCATTTCAACTGAATGGGAGAAAGTGTGTCCAGGAAGCACAGAATTCTGAGAGAAGTTTAAATAACCTCTTAGATTATTGTTTTGCTCATGGTAATGCTGACCTTGCTAACGATGTAGATGAGATCTCCTCTCTGGAAGGCCAGCTCGTCCGACTCGTCGGCCTGGCAATCCCATAAACCCTGGTAGTAGTTAGCGTAATCTGATGACGAAGCTGAGAGGAAATGCAGAGCgcaaatttaaataaaagagCAAGAACATGTTCCTTTCCCCACTGTGAACTATTAAGCTGGACATTTTCTCATTATTAGTAGAAGCCTGTAATGAGGTTCTAACCTGGTTTGTTcttctcactgctctcatctgTCGGATCTGGAAAATCCTCttctaaacaaacaaaacacagcaaaatGATATTTGTGACAAAACATTTATCGTTTATGAGCAGGAAGCATTTTTTAACTAGATATCAGGAGCCAAACATTTGAACTTTATTATCTAACAGGGACAAAAACAGCAAATTAATGATAAGAAACATTACCTGCTGCTCAAGGAAAactatttgtttttgtctcacACATTTAGGGCAAATGTGCAGTTAAAAAAAGCATcatgataaaacaaaaaaataaaaataaaatgcattacaGCCAATGCCTGATGCACCTCCACAAGACATGAtatgtctctttttctttaaccAGACTGAACTCCTCATTGAGGATCAATTTGTTCACATTTATCAGCGACCCAGGCAGgaaaagttaaagaaaaagaGGCTGTCTTTAAGGCAAGCGGAGGCGGACATGTCATTGACTGCGGGGCGTGGCACCCGGTGGTCTGAGAGGTGACACAGTGATATGCCTGCCCTCTGTCTCCCACATCCATCCTTAACAGTAGCAGGCTGACAGCCACGCCACAACCCAGCAACACTATCCACCTTCTAGCACAACCTGCGCCTCTGCTTCCAGGAAGACCaggaaggacacacacacacacacacacacacacacacacacacacacacacacacacacacacacacacatttgtgatTATATGTACAGTGTAGATGTATATGTTAGGGTGATCTTTTCTCCTGCTTTTctttctcaaacacacacttgcaGGTTGTTGCAAAtttcatgaataaaacaaaatctTCTTAAATATGCAAAAGATATTATTATAAATCTCAGTGTTATGGCTTATACTTACTGAAATATGAAAATGCCGTGCATTGTtacgacaacaacaaaaaaaagggagaaaaaacgtGATTTTAATTCTGTTTCCAAAGGGTCCAAACATTTGTTCAAAACTCTTCAACTGCTGTTCAGAAGAGAATCCCTCAGCCGAGAGGCCACCGCTATGGGCCGACGGTTTCTATATCAAAGTGATTTAATTTTCCAGTCAATAAAATCAGTCATCAGCACCAGAGCCAATACCACCATCGCTCTGCATTCTGCCTGCAACTGAGCTATGTTCGGAGTTTTGCTCCGACAAAACTGAGGGAGCTCATCACAGGGAAAATAATGCCTCACTCCTACTCGACATCTCTTGGCTAGTTTGGCTGTTGCACATGCAAGATGTATCTGACCAGGGTGCAATTTTGCAAATTCTTAATATTTTCCAGATATTTAAAGTTAATAACTCTTGAAAAGTAATCTTAAACATTCACGTGAGCAGTGAATGAAGTAAAGtcaaataaattaacaaaatatAGTCATTGCAAAGACTAATGTACTATCCAGGAATATTTCTATTTGTTAAGAAAGGAAGATTCCTCAAATACAAACACAAGCTTGTCTTTTGCAATCCTGGTCCATGGAATTAACTATAAATCTAATAATTTAACAGTATCTAATCACTGTGTAGAAGCTGTAAGTGAGCAAAGAGAGGTGCAGAATGATTGATAAGTGAATGGGTGAGAAAGTGAACGAAAGAGCCCGTCATTCGATATGCCATCTGTGGTCAGAGTCTGTACCTCTTCCCAGATGGCTTTGAACGCCGGCGTGACAGTCTGAAGACTGATTTCCCTCTCACCAGTGATTTTGGCAAAGGTAATGTAGTCACTGAGTGAAACAGAATCTTGATGTATCTTATTTAATAGAAAGAGTGATGGACGATGGCCCTGAGAAGATCAGATCACCCCTTTTGTCCTTCTCGGGATCTTGTAGCCACCCTGACACATGGGACTGTCTCCCCCCTCAGTGGgaactcacacacactgtctcacaACATTCTCAATCAAACTCTCTAATTTCTATTAAACATGTGACATTAAGAGCTCCAGAACTATTTTAAGCCCTGAGAGATGCAGTTTTTACTTCCTTTCAACTAAATTGCTGTTGCTAGGCAATTTTAGCCAAAACTCTGCTTAGTGGATTGAATTGTAGGCCATTTGTTGCCTGGCAACATTAGCTAATTGGACGTTCTATGACAGAGCCTTCGGAACTACTTGGCTCTCGCTGATTTCAACAACATAAATGTTTCTCAACAGATGGCTCTCAGTGAAATAAGGAGGGAGACCAGAGGAAGCCAATTTCTAGTCAGTGTGAGGAGAGTCCTCCCTTCCTGCCCCGTGCGCCTCTGCAGCAGCCACCTCAGTCCTGACACGCTTATTAGTGTTGCTTGATTTAAAATGAGCGATCAGTCTGGGTGCCGTGGTGGTAGGGAGGTACCTGGCAACACAAATTTCACAGCCAGGGGAGATCATCACAGATATTTCTTGCTACAAAAATCCCTCAGggcttgagtgtgtgtgaggcagCGCGACTGTGTCTATTTGTCTGACTGAGTATCATGAGAGTTTGCGTGTGCagccttcctgtgtgtgtgtgtgtgtgtgtgtgtgtgtgtgtgtgtgtgtgtgtgtgtgtgtgtgtgtgtgtgtgtgtgtgtgtgtgtgtgtgtgtgtgcgtgtgcgtttaTGATTCTCTGCATGCAAGCTAACCACATCCGCATACCTGGCAGCACCTCATAGATATCCTCATCCTCGTCGTCGACCTCCCCCATCTCATGCCCTGCACCCAGTTTACCGCTCTGAAAGGCCTGAACGGCACTGGGCCGAGGCAGGGGAGGGCTGGTCAACCCCTCAATGTCATCATaggtctcctcttcctcctcctcatcctcgtcATCATCGCAAGGGATGGAGGTGGAGCGGAGATCTATGAGGGACGGAGAGAGACAACGTGATGGGCGGCGTTAGCGTCAAGATAGAGCACAGCGTGgcacaaaagacacacacatgcattaaaGGGTAAAGTAAGAGAAATGTTTAAAGGGTCCTGACTGCACAACAGGCTAGGACACGTGCCATATAGTAGCAGTGGCAAGCACTGGAGGCTTGAATTCTGCCTGCAATGAAAGATTATCTTCAttattcattaatgtgtttataaTTTCTTTGATTAAAAAATTAATTGCGGAGCCTGAAACAATGAAAAACGGCCATTATTATAACAAATCGTGACATTTAAGAAGTCAGAGCacgcaaatgtttggcatttttgcttgataaataatttaaatgctTCCACATTTTTCCTTCTGTTTATCTTTCAAATCTGAATTTTGGGTTGTCCGTTGTCCTAGTGATTAAGACGCATACCATATAATCACATCTTTtgttgtatctctctctctctctctctctctctcatttcctatCTGTATATCTACTATCAgtatcaaataaaggcaaaatgccaaaaataataTTTCCATCAAGTTCTTGGAAGAGCGTCCACAAAAAGGAAAGTACATGTCAGCTTTGCTCTCAGGTTAATTCAGGAGGTGAAGAGGGTTAATAATAATTATCTACATGTTATGAATCTGACTGCATATTGTAGTAAAACTCGTCTGGAAGGAAGTAAGACAAACTGCAGAGTGTCTGTTACTTCCCGCAAATCAGTGGCCCGGCCTGAGCCCATTTTAGAGTAGACTAGGCAGGACCGCTCGCTCAGATGGAGGAGCCGACTCATTGCAGGCGACTGGCCACTGCAACACAGGGTATCAGGTCCTCTGCCGTACACCAGCGGCCAAGCAGAAATCAATGTCACTGGAGGATAACCAGAACATCTACCAATCAATTTCCTGTAAGTTGGAATTCGGTAGGAGGGTTAGGGGAGGAGAGGTTgcaaggtggggggggggggggggaactagAGCTACATGATGGTGCACATGACATGGTGGCTGACATGTCGAATAAGGAGATTCAGGACTCGGCTGTGCAGTTAGTGATGGATCGGGTGGTTTTCATCTGAGTCAGAGATGATAAAGGGCTCTCTTTCATTTCTGACCTTTCTGCCCCTCGAAAACAAAAGCAAACTTTAGTGGAAaattgaggaaaaaaagaaggttTATACTGCTTTAACTGTATTTTCCAACTGACCTATATGGCTTTTAAAAAGTCAactcaagtcaattttatttatataacccAATATTAATTTGTCTATGAGGGCTCGACAATCTGAACATATGAAATCCTCTATCCTTAAACGCTTGATTCAAATAAGGacacagaaaaaagaaacatttaagCAGAAGCAACAAAGCAGAGAACGCCCTTCCGGAAAACAGTACATAAAATATGTACCGGCAGAAATTACAAAGAGATGCTGGCTTACCTTTAAGTACAAAATTGATTTGGTCCACCCATTCTCTGGCCTCTTGAGGACTGCTGGCAGTGAACTAATGGGAAACAGGGGCAATAATCCCACAATTATCATCACATCTAAGGGTGCATTTATACTGAAATAAAAGTCCTGATATTTAATTTTCACTTTAATACACCAGCTAGCTTCCAAGCTGCCTAGTAAGGAAGAAAGAGCAAATAGAAATGTTCCCTTTTAAAAAAGCTATGAAATGATCAGATCGAAAATATTCAATTAAGACATAAATTGTTAGTGACTGGGAGAACAGTGTTATACTCAGGCAGTAGGACTGCTAATATGCCAGATGGATGTGtggaaaaaatgttttccaaatGGATTTAAATAAAAGCCTGACCGATACTGAATTTTTTTAAGCCAATGCAAATATTTGAGAGTTAgatattactattactattagtATTAGATATACcaatattaatttatttaacatAATCACATCAAGAGCTCCatctattattttaattttttttattattttctcaattatttGAAGtcctcaaatgttttgtttcGTTCAATCAAATGTCCAAATTCCAAAACTAATTTGTTTACTATCATAGAGGATGTACAAAACCAGCAAGTATTTACATTTGAAAGGTCTGAACCTGTGaatttttggcacttttgtATGAATACTCACACTAGAGACTAATCGATTAAACCACTAATCACAtaactaaataataaataataaagtattttgaccaagaaatgtacttaaaagtagAAAACTAAACTTTTCAGTGCTCTCTAGTGGACCAACTATGTAGTGGAGTTTCAAATTacgtacaaaaaaaaataatctttagcaTTTATGTACTGCAATTTCTTGTTACTTATTGGACGACATATACACAGATATGAAAATATCTATCACAGTTTAAGCTCAAATCGGCTGATGTATCGGTGGGATGTAATGTAGATTTTAGATATTTCTGCTAAGAAAAAGGGCTAATTTTTACGTACGTTACTTCTAATCTTCACAAAATAATAACgtctatcaatattcctcaaTAATAATATTACTCAAACTCCCTGACACATACTTTTAGTTAATAATCTGTAAAGGCTTGTTGTGATAATACTAACCTGAAAAGCACGCCGGCCAGGGCAAAAGAGCTCGAAAGAGGCGTTCTTTTTGGAGTCTTTTCTAAGGTTGGGCACCAGCTGCACACTGTAGTCGATGATATAAAAGGAGCCCTTCTGCTGCTTATCTGTAGGGAGGAGTACATGTGGTAGGATGTTATCTGATTCAATTTATGAGCCTATAATGTTTCTGAACATTGGCATTTCAAACAAACCTTTTTCACTCCCAAAGTAGTAGAATATTGAATTGTTCAGAACACACCATCTCTTTTGCCACTCTGAGCCAAAGAAGCTGTGATCTAGAGAAAGAAGTGCCCAATGATCAAATGGAAAATACTCACATGAACAACATTTCTTCAAATATATGTTTTGCTCAGGTTTTTTCCTATAGTCGTTAACACCACCCATCTAGCACTCCAAGTAACTAAAACAAACAGTCAGCATTGACCCAGGGCTGGTATCTATATACTGCTATACCTCTCCGTTTCTTCTCCAAGAAGCCTTGCTTCAAGATGTTGCCGAGGTCCTGGGCTGCCACAGAGGGGATGTCACCAAAATCTGTGAACAGAAGCAGTTAATTTGTAAAATTTATAAAAAGATAAGGAAACTTTTATAGACAAAAGAAGCCAAAGGTGGCTTcttcagatgtcttgttttgtccagccAATAGTCCAAAAtctaaagatattcaatttataaTGATATAAAAGAGAGATAAGCAGCAAATCATTACATTTGTGAAGCTATAACCAGAGAAAGTTTGGCATTTTTCTTGATAAATGAGTTAAAAACTATTAATTTGTTATTGAAATagtttctgtcaatcaactaatcaattcaCCATAACTCCTAATAAGCTGCACTTAAAATGTTCCTCattatatgcacacacaaacacacaccatggATATAAAGTCTCCAACCCTGTGGATCAAATACATCCCTGCTAAGCTTTAGAAAGCTGGGATCAATACATGTACAGTGCTGCTGAGCACTGCAGTCCATTCATCTGCCAACATTGCACTTTTAATGGGAGCAACCTTCCTGTGGAAATCCAAACAACTCTCTTCAATTTGCAAAGTCAAATTTTAAACATGATAGGACGATAGCGTGACTTAAGAGGCTTTAGTTAATTAGTGCAGTTGTTCGGCAAGTACTGCACAATGCAGTTCACATAGTATTTAGCCTACTGTGCCATTTGAGCTGGAGAGAAGTAGTTTTAAAGAGGAACTCTTAGTAGTAGAGACGCTAGCTAAGCCGAACAGTGACTCTCTCAAAAAGTGCATTAATTAGTTCTAGTGATGGTCAAAGCTTCACCAGACTACTTGTTTTTCCAGCAGAGACACAAATAGTCTGACAGTAGCTGCTCATGGCTGGTTAGCTCTGACAACCAGCTCTATGTCGCTGTCCATGCAACACTGAGCGGTGGTCAGTCTCATGTACCTGACCCTCTGTGTCACACTATGTAGCCACGAGGCCACGCTTCCTACAGTTGTTGCTCCCTTACgcctttgttgcatttttttttttaaatatgctgGAAGATAGGGCTTTAGCAGAATTTGAGGGTGTAGTTAAAATGACTTTGTTTGGTGTTTTCACCTTTATGGGACAGTTAAAATCTAACTGGAAACATTGTACAGTAGTTATATAGTATTCAACCTAACCACTCCACCACCCGGATGCCTATAGAGAAGCGATTTTAACCAGTTGTTTCATGTTTTGAAGTTCTAACAAGAAATATGCCTATTTGACCTATTTTCTACCCTTTAGCCATTAGAAGGGAATTTGTAAAGCTGACCCCATGTCGGCCTCAAGGGCCATCTTCCGCCCTGTGTTTCAACAGGGGTACCTGGCTTTTCCATGTGTCAAAAACAAAGCTCAGCTTCCTCTGAATTCATTAGTCAACAGGCATTAGCCTTGCAGGAGGAAAAAGCAAAGGGAGAGCAGGAACCGCCTTTTTAGTCTGAAACACAGGAACAATTTCACAAGTCAGTGTGACACCCCATTCAGACCGCTGATGACAAGGGGAATGCCTGGAGTCCATCCCACTAAGAAAGGACCTGTTTAACTGCTGGGAAAAACCAAACATGTCATCCCACATTTGGGTGCTCTGGTTTAAACAAAGCGCATCCCCCAACATTAGACAAACAGGAACCTCTTTCTCATTCATAAAAATCAGCAACATGAAAAACTCCAACTACGTGATGCTCTCTCTCTGAAAGTTTTCATTTTGAGTCTATTCTCAGTGAGCTTTGTTTGAATAACTTTGATCTAGAGAGCAAAAATAAAGCTGATAttggctttttttttgcttggcTAACACTCCAGAGATTTAAGTTCACAACAATCCAGCCTGTGATCCCATAACCCTGCACCACTTCAGCTCGTGGGCCTGACAGATGAGCGGGTCATTCCAGAGCAGAGCCCCAGACACCTCACAACACTAACACGCTCACATATCATCAGCCTGCCTTTGTGGATGGACTGACCGGtgacactataaatacagaGGTGCTAAGGACTGTTTTGTCAAAGAGAACCTGATTCAGTACATCATAACAAACAGCGGTCATTATGCTCCCCCACCTCATCTATCCGCTGGCAGTCCGTCCATTTTTTTCCTGGGCCTGCTTCCCTGTTGCGGCCCACTTCTAATCCCCTCATCTATCTGCTTCCCTCGCTCTTCATTTATCTCAAAGGTCGAGCCGGGCTAATAGATGAGGAGGTACAAAATCAACACAGGATCACTCTGATCTGCTTGAgtcaataaacattacacattCATGCATGTTTAACACTTTAACGCCGGGTGACCAGACCTCATTTGACTGTCCTGCTCTTTATTCATTTCAAACACGGGTACAACTTTAGCGAAAATGGAAACAAGTACACAATAGTTCTGGATTCTTCCACAGGGTAGCAGCACAACCTAAAAGCATCATGCTGCTTAATGCTGCTTGCTCAAGTCCCTGATCCCACCCTAAACAAAAACAGACTCTGATTGGTCCTGAGTTAACAATGCCTCCTTTAATGAAAATTAGCCACTAACACCTCTTTGGGACCCGTGCAATTTTAAGTGGATATTCAGAGGTAATGTTATTtgaaaatgagtaattaagGGCGTTAAAAAACCCCAACAACCATCATGGTGTTTGAGTTTTGAGTTTGACTACAGGCACGGAGAGACACATTAATGCATCTAATTAAGGCCTCATCAAAATCGCAGACAGACGGCACTCTTTCATAAAAATCATAAATTGCGTTATCAATTATTCAAGGCAATGCCATGACTTCATTTTCATcccttttgtgttttaattagCACCATCCACAGCTTTGGTATTGACATTAATTTGATGGCAATTTATTGATATTTCAGCATATCCTATTTAGCTGAGTGCAATTACCAACAAAGAGAAGTAGACAGATGTGATGTTAGAGTTGCATCGCATGCTTTGTAAAACAAGGTGAGGAGTTGCTACAGGCTACGCTAACTGAATCTAACTGCTCTCAGTGGTCATCCGCAAGAAAAGATGTGAGTCACCCCATTTCCAAATGGAAGGAAATAATCAATAGAAATTGACCAGAGATATGTGTTTAATTGATCCTGACAAAGGGATATTTTCCGCAAGCTGACCTGGGTGCTGATTAGTGCTCCGTTCTGTTGCTTTCCTTCCTTAACTTGTTTTAAACTCGGGGGGAGAGAAGATACACAACAATGCATCTGAGCTGCCAGCGGTTTGCCACAGCCGCAATCTCTCATTTGGTTATTCACACTCTCTCAGCATGGTGTTATGAGCTCAGCAGTTGATCCCGCAAGAAAAGGCTGATTTATGTTAGCATGACCAGAGGGAGTTAATGTATTCTCTCATTAAAATCCACTTTACTTAGGCTGAAAGTCAATCAAAGGCTGGATAGAGAGTGAATCAAAATGAAGGGAAATGGTTGGGTGGGAGGACTAATATGTTACATTAGATCTAACGGTGGTCATAATGCAACAAAGATGTtatgaaaacacaaaaatgcaCTGGAAATGTTGATGGTGCCACAGAAGATGAAAGTGCTGAAGGAACGCTTTAGTATCTTTTCTATGAGACAGTAGGAAGGCAGAGAGGAGCGACAGCACTGGCAGGGTTCAGTCTCAGCAGGGGAACTTGTACTTCCAGAGGGTTTGAACCACTATTGTATCCACAGCTATAGAAAAATTACAATAAGTTAGCCAGATACATGGAGAAAGATTGAGCGatgagggagaaaaaaagccCTTTATCAGGATAAAAAATGGCTTGTAACAAAAGcttttttccttattttttcttttgctaTTCTGTGccgtttttttcacatttggaAATTGTGTATGTAAAAACACGTTACCTAAAGGCATGCagatgtatactgtatataatgtaatatactgtataggtgTTATGAAAGATGTCTGCTGTATTTATAAGGTTTGACAGTGTATtgtaatgtgtgtaaaatgtttggAAAGACGTGGGGAAAAATGAACTGATAATATTTGTATCTAGCTCTGAACATCAATATCTATCTAGTCTATTTGATGTCTGCATGCCTGTGATGTCTAAAATTGGTtgtcttctgtgctttttattgTGTGTCGTGACTTCTTGATATTTTACTTGAAGCCCTGCAAGTTTTTGCAGCCATTTGTGCTTTATGGGTTATACTATATATTTGTAATGTTTAGTCTCATCTGTTGTTGTGAAGTTCTGACTGTCATGAGcgctgtatgtgtgtatgttctaTAACAGCTTTATTGGGTTTCTAATCATTTATATTAAATTCTAATGTATGTGCTTTGATGGTCTATTGTCtgctgtagggctgcaactaaaattatcgattaatctgtcaattattcccttgatttattgtttggtctttaaaatgtcataaattagtgaaaaatgcccattaCTAGCTCCTGAAGCCCACATTGACATATTCAAACTGCTCATTCTGCCCAACCAACAGTTCAAAACCTAaagatattacattttattataataagtcaagaaaaccagcaaatacatacatttaagaAGCTAAAACCAGTGTATTTGTGGTATGTTTGcattaaaaatgactttaaatgaTCATCAAAAGTGTTGCTGATCAATTTTCTCCATCGACTAATCAAtaaattgactaattgtttcagctgtaCTCTGCTCTTTGTTgtgcttgtttgtttcttttcattcGTAACAACTGAGGATGGAAATTATCCTTTTGAATATAACTAGCATATTGACATCACATTCTTGTAATTCaatgtgaaagaaagaaagaaagaaagaatctTATATCTTGTTCCAGAGAATAACACAACCTACTGCCAGCAAAAAACACCGAACTAAACTACAGGGAAGTACATCAGTTAACACTGCCCACTCTATGGGATTAATACATCTTCTGTATTTAGGAGTGTGAAGAAgaggtgacccccccccccccctcacagcAAAGGTAGGAATCAAAATCAGCGAGTTATCATATGTTTTCTTCCTCCAGTGCTCAGTCCCTGAGCACGGGGGCTCTCACAGAGAGGTATTGCATTGAATGCAGCATCAGGGGGCAGGACCTGACCCCCACGTGAACTCTGCTGATGAGGTGAAACAGAAGGCAGAGAGAGGCTCCCCGGCCCTGAGGGGGCTGCGGGGAGGAATGCTGCTGACTCTACAGACGAAGCGAGAGAGACCGCAATCCTCTTCGATACTGTCCTTGATTAGGAAAAAGGATTCACTCAGTGCACCTTCACCCACCCGGCGCTCAATCTGCGCACAGGCCAAAGCTAAATTGATACATTTTTCCTCATTAAAGTAGGAGGCCTTTGCTGCGCGTCCCTCCAGCGAGGCGGCCGTcagaagggaggagagagactgagaggcACTGAGGTTAAGGGCAGAATGTCTTCCCTGCCCTGCTCTCCTCCCCGTGATTTGATTAGGACTTCAGTCATCGATACATAAAGCGTGTTTAGAACCTCCTAATGCATGTGTTTGAACCAAAGAAAACATGCAATGCATTATATC encodes:
- the skap1 gene encoding src kinase-associated phosphoprotein 1 isoform X4 — its product is MATIPIDIRRLLDDCELFVSEILQDEDLSENAQETRKVLLNNFRVVHVRNPQEFPFPPSDFRDEDGSDDNRSSSLGRSAPSDDASVASDYQDDGAPEYFGDIPSVAAQDLGNILKQGFLEKKRRDHSFFGSEWQKRWCVLNNSIFYYFGSEKDKQQKGSFYIIDYSVQLVPNLRKDSKKNASFELFCPGRRAFQFTASSPQEAREWVDQINFVLKDLRSTSIPCDDDEDEEEEEETYDDIEGLTSPPLPRPSAVQAFQSGKLGAGHEMGEVDDEDEDIYEVLPEDFPDPTDESSEKNKPASSSDYANYYQGLWDCQADESDELAFQRGDLIYIVSKEYNIHGWWIGELNGTVGIVPKDFLHPAYIL
- the skap1 gene encoding src kinase-associated phosphoprotein 1 isoform X3, with the translated sequence MATIPIDIRRLLDDCELFVSEILQDEDLSENAQETRKVLLNNFRVVHVRNPQEFPFPPSDFRDEDGSDDNRSSSLGRSAPSDDASVASDYQDDGAPEYFGDIPSVAAQDLGNILKQGFLEKKRRDHSFFGSEWQKRWCVLNNSIFYYFGSEKDKQQKGSFYIIDYSVQLVPNLRKDSKKNASFELFCPGRRAFQFTASSPQEAREWVDQINFVLKDLRSTSIPCDDDEDEEEEEETYDDIEGLTSPPLPRPSAVQAFQSGKLGAGHEMGEVDDEDEDIYEVLPEEDFPDPTDESSEKNKPASSSDYANYYQGLWDCQADESDELAFQRGDLIYIVSKEYNIHGWWIGELNGTVGIVPKDFLHPAYIL
- the skap1 gene encoding src kinase-associated phosphoprotein 1 isoform X2; protein product: MATIPIDIRRLLDDCELFVSEILQDEDLSENAQETRKVLLNNFRVVHVRNPQEFPFPPSDFRDEDGSDDNRSSSLGRSAPSDDASVASDYQDDGAPEYFGDIPSVAAQDLGNILKQGFLEKKRRDHSFFGSEWQKRWCVLNNSIFYYFGSEKDKQQKGSFYIIDYSVQLVPNLRKDSKKNASFELFCPGRRAFQFTASSPQEAREWVDQINFVLKDLRSTSIPCDDDEDEEEEEETYDDIEGLTSPPLPRPSAVQAFQSGKLGAGHEMGEVDDEDEDIYEVLPEDFPDPTDESSEKNKPASSSDYANYYQGLWDCQADESDELAFQRGDLIYIVSKALMENGGMEWEEIYGTNPSRVLKTLASTAATSSSFSSTHCSPLPLQPKRREREKGQPIRCVSQSRASHHIWPKCLAAAAC
- the skap1 gene encoding src kinase-associated phosphoprotein 1 isoform X1 produces the protein MATIPIDIRRLLDDCELFVSEILQDEDLSENAQETRKVLLNNFRVVHVRNPQEFPFPPSDFRDEDGSDDNRSSSLGRSAPSDDASVASDYQDDGAPEYFGDIPSVAAQDLGNILKQGFLEKKRRDHSFFGSEWQKRWCVLNNSIFYYFGSEKDKQQKGSFYIIDYSVQLVPNLRKDSKKNASFELFCPGRRAFQFTASSPQEAREWVDQINFVLKDLRSTSIPCDDDEDEEEEEETYDDIEGLTSPPLPRPSAVQAFQSGKLGAGHEMGEVDDEDEDIYEVLPEEDFPDPTDESSEKNKPASSSDYANYYQGLWDCQADESDELAFQRGDLIYIVSKALMENGGMEWEEIYGTNPSRVLKTLASTAATSSSFSSTHCSPLPLQPKRREREKGQPIRCVSQSRASHHIWPKCLAAAAC